Genomic segment of Chlamydiota bacterium:
GCTGCACATATTTTAACACCATCATTAGGATCACTTAAAAGTTTGATTAAATGCGGCACGCTACGCTTGTCTTTAATATTTCCTAAGGCGATGGCCGCATGCCATTTTACTTCTTTAGAATCATCTTTAAGGGCATTTAAAAGGGGTCCAACGGATTCGGGATCTGTCAACTTCCCAAGCGAATAGGCTGCGAACCAACGTTTTTGAACGTCTGAAGAGCTTAAGTCCTGAATATAATCGTGTGCAGTTTTATGAGTAAAAGACGATTTTTGAACCCAAATAACGGCCACCACCAAGATCAAGATCATGAATAATGGAATGATAAAAAAATCGATAATACGGCGCATTTTTCACTCACGCTTAAAAGTTAAAATGTCTCCCTTGCAATAGCATTAGAAATTTTGGATTTTAGGTTGTCATTTTGCATTTTGATTTTTGATTTTTGTTATTGAACTTATCTCAAACTGCTCTTCAATAAAAGCACTTCCATCCTCATTCAAACACCAATTCTTAGCCTCAATATCCGTCCCCTTTGCAATTGCAAAAATGAGATAAGAATAAACAGGCCAGGCATGCTGAAAATCAGTTTGAGAAGGCTTCGCAGGGTGATCGGGATGAGAGTGATAGATTCCCACCATCTCTAGACCTTGTCTGGCAATCTCTTTTTCCACACGCATAAAACCAATAGGATCCATATTATAACGGTCCGCCGCTCGCTCTTTATTTAAATTCTCAATAGGATAGGCCCCAAGCGCCTCTTTCACCTCTCCATTTATTCTCCCCACCAAAACTCCGCAGCATTCGTAAGGGTAGGATTGTTTCACGCAAGCTAAAATCTGATCGCATGCCTTTTTTTGAAGTTTTAACATAAATTCCCCGCCCATGATTTAAATCCAGTCATGAAAATGAGACGTTGTTACTGGCTATTCCCCTCCTTTGTACCCCAAAGGGGAGGAACTCAATTTTC
This window contains:
- a CDS encoding HEAT repeat domain-containing protein, which produces MRRIIDFFIIPLFMILILVVAVIWVQKSSFTHKTAHDYIQDLSSSDVQKRWFAAYSLGKLTDPESVGPLLNALKDDSKEVKWHAAIALGNIKDKRSVPHLIKLLSDPNDGVKICAAQSLGLLEDPQASSALTLLLHHPNPVLRSTAAWALERLGVIYGFHQSHNELILQTYHQFLECFLEFYK
- a CDS encoding M67 family metallopeptidase, translated to MLKLQKKACDQILACVKQSYPYECCGVLVGRINGEVKEALGAYPIENLNKERAADRYNMDPIGFMRVEKEIARQGLEMVGIYHSHPDHPAKPSQTDFQHAWPVYSYLIFAIAKGTDIEAKNWCLNEDGSAFIEEQFEISSITKIKNQNAK